The Gaiellales bacterium DNA segment GCAGGCCATCCGCACCCTGTCCGGGAGCGGGATCGCGGGGCTTGCAAGGAAGCGGCGGAAGCGCTCCTCGATGTCCTCGTTCTCGGCCTGGTGGCGCTCGTTGGCGACGATCGCCTCGAACGCGCTCTGGTTGCGCTGGTGGACGAGGAAGAGGTCGCGGTTGGCGAGCACCTGGTCGATGAACGCATCGACGATCTGCGGCCACGCCGCGGCGGCCAGAGCGTCGTCCCCGAGGGCGTCCAGCTGGTCGAGCAGGTCGTTGCCGAGCGCGTGCAGGCGAAGGTGCAGCTCGAGGAGGATGTCCTCCTTGCGCTCGAAGTGGTAGTAGAGCGCCGCCTTGGTGACGCCGAGGCGCTCG contains these protein-coding regions:
- a CDS encoding helix-turn-helix domain-containing protein — its product is MSEASETRPTKRRPRGEMRDRILDVALELFNEQGYDKTSLREIAERLGVTKAALYYHFERKEDILLELHLRLHALGNDLLDQLDALGDDALAAAAWPQIVDAFIDQVLANRDLFLVHQRNQSAFEAIVANERHQAENEDIEERFRRFLASPAIPLPDRVRMACSIGAVFAALMGAGAMYGDADPDEVAGYVRAAVHDLFPAPR